Proteins co-encoded in one Coregonus clupeaformis isolate EN_2021a chromosome 17, ASM2061545v1, whole genome shotgun sequence genomic window:
- the LOC121586750 gene encoding engulfment and cell motility protein 1 isoform X5, which produces MQVVREQIMRALTQKPNSLDQLKSRLQNLSYTEILKIRQSERMNQEDFQSRPILELREKIQPEIMELIKQQRLNRLCDGTCFRKISSRRRQDKFWYCRLSPNHKVLHYGDLEESPQGEVPHDSLQEKLPVADIKVVVTGKDCPHMKEKGALKQNKEVLELAFSVLYESDEYLNFIAPDKHEYCVWTDGLNALLGKEMTSDFTKSDMDTLLSMEMKLRLLDLENIQIPEAPPPIPKEPSNYDFVYDCN; this is translated from the exons ATGCAGGTGGTAAGAGAGCAGATCATGCGAGCGCTGACGCAGAAGCCTAATTCCCTGGACCAGTTGAAGAGTCGCCTGcagaacctgagttatactgagATCCTGAAGATACGCCAGTCTGAGAGGATGAACCAAGAAGACTTCCAGTCCCGCCCCATCCT GGAGCTGCGGGAGAAGATCCAGCCAGAGATCATGGAGCTGATCAAACAACAGCGGCTCAACCGTCTGTGTGATGGAACCTGCTTCAGGAAGATCAGCAGCCGCCGGAGGCAAG atAAGTTCTGGTACTGTCGACTGTCTCCAAACCATAAAGTCCTGCACTATGGAGATCTGGAGGAGAGCCCTCAGGGAGAGGTGCCCCATGACTCTCTACAGGAAAAAT TACCCGTTGCCGATATCAAAGTGGTGGTCACTGGTAAGGACTGTCCTCACATGAAGGAGAAGGGAGCTCTGAAGCAGAACAAG GAGGTTCTGGAACTGGCCTTCTCCGTCCTCTACGAGTCAGACGAGTATTTAAACTTCATCGCTCCGGACAAGCATGAG tACTGTGTGTGGACGGACGGTCTGAACGCACTCCTGGGGAAGGAGATGACCAGTGACTTCACCAAGTCAGACATGGACACCCTGCTCTCCATGGAGATGAAGCTCCGCCTCCTCGACCTGGAGAACATCCAGATCCCAGAGGCCCCTCCCCCCATTCCCAAAGAACCTAGCAACTATGACTTTGTTTATGACTGCAACTAA